From Thalassotalea psychrophila:
TTGGTTGATTATCGCCTTAACTTTGCTCCAAGTGAAGGTACATGGCATGTCGCTTTAACAGTGAACAATGTTGCCGATGAAGATTATGATGTGTATACATCGGCAGTCCCTTTACAAGATGGTGCTTTCACGCATGCCTTACATAAAGGTCGCCAACTAACATTGGAAGCCGGTTACCAGTTCTAGAAAGAACCAGATAACAAATTAAAAGCCTGTTCATTAAATTTGAACAGGTTTTTTTGTTTTTAACTCATTGTATATTAAATGAAAAATTAATTATTTTAAATATCACCCGACAGGGTGATTCTTAACATTAAAGAAAGGATTAGCTTTGTAGCATAGTCTATTCAATAAATATCTGGGAATACAATGTTTGTTTTAAATGAAGTACCTCTACCTAAATTAGGTCTTACCGGCTTAGAAGGCTTTATGAGCGAAGAAGAGCTAGCGATTCAAGAAGTCGCGCATCGTTTTGCTGAAGATGTAATGCGTCCAATTGGCGAAAAACTGGATAAGTTAACTGCTGAGCAAGCCGTTGCTGAAGATTCTCCTGTATGGGAATTTTATAAAAAACTTCATCAGTCAGGGATTTTTGATTTAGAAGCGATAGGTGGTATGAGTAATGAAGAAAAAGCTCGTATTCTACCAATTATACTTGAAGAGTTTGCCTGGGGTGATGCAGGCTTAACGTTATTAGCCATGGTAACCCATTTTGCTGCTATCACCGCTGTCTCTACAGGCAACCCTGAGCTAATTGAACGCTTTGGTCATTTACGCGGTTGCTGGATTGGTACCCAACCAGACCGGGGCAGTGATGTTCTTGATATTGATAAAACCGAAGCTATCCCAGGCTCTAAACATGGCAGAGGTAATTTAATTGCCCGCGTTGATGGTGATGAACTGGTGATTTCTGGTCAAACCTCGGCCTGGGTTTCTGGCGCTCCGCTAGCTGAATGTGGCTTAATGTATACGCAATGTGATTACGGTGATGGCATCTACCGTGAAGATGGCGGGCTGCATTATGTTGGCGTTTTGGTGCCATTTGATCTGCCTGGTTTCTCTCGTGGTTTACCGTTAGAAAAGCTTGGTTTGCGTTCATTGCCGCAAGGTGAGCTATATTTTGATGAAGTGCGCGTGCCAATGAGTTACGTTATTGCCGGTAAAGAAGAGGCGTATCCAAGTTTCTTTGGTTCATTGACCTTTGGTAATATGGAAATGAGTGTTACCTATACAGGTATTGCCCGAGCGGCTTATGAACATGCGCTTGCTTATGTACATGAACGTAAACAAGGTGGTGGCGAAATCATCAACCACCAAAGTGTAAGAGTGCGCTTGTTTGATATGTTCAGAAATGTTGAAGCTTGTCGAGCTATGGCGCATCGAGCATTCAATTATAACTATGGACCGAATGGTCCGCACTTACTCGGCTCGGCTACCGCAAAAACTTTTGTCACCAAGACATCTGTAGATGTAACTAGTGAGGCGCTGCAAATGTTTGGTGGTAATGGCTTAACTAAAGAGTACCCGCTGGAAAAATTATTCAGAGATGCCCGCGCAGGTTTGATCACCGATGGCGAAAACAACGTGTTATCGTTAAAAGGTGCTACTATGCTGAGTAATATTTATAAAGATAAGCATGGTCTATAATATGTTGTAAGCTACTAATAAGTCGAAATTTATTAGTCCAAAAGTGTAAAGTATTGCTTTGCACTTTTTTTCGTTACAAGAAAAATAATTATCTCGTCGATAAAACATGTTTTATAAAAACATTTAACAAGGTGGGGAATGTTTTCTAGCGAGTAAAAATGATCTGATCTTATGCTATGGTTAATACATTAATCTCTACTTCTTCCGACATTTTATATCTAGGTTTGTCAGTAATATGCAAAAAAATTTAGTGCCTTTTAAACCGTCAAAACTATTTAAAAGAAATCGTTTAATAACACACATAGATGACTCTTTCGCTGCGCAATCGACATTTTTGTTTGTCAAAGCGCCTGCTGGTTATGGCAAAACCTATTTATTGATAGATTATGCCCATCAAGTGCAAAAATCAGCTGGTGTGGCTATTTGGACTAGCCTTGATAATGATGATAATCAGGCTGAATTTTTCTTTACTTATTTCCTTGAGGCATTAAAAGCTCAAGATTTAGTGAGCGAAGGTTTAGTTTATGATGAAAATATTTCACAATTAAGTTTTGCTTATCAGCTAATTGCCGAATTGGAAAAATGCAAAAAATCTATCTATTTGTTCTTTGATGACTTTCATTTTATCTATCACGCTGTTATTGCCGACTTTTTTCAACAGTTGATCGTAAACAGCTCCGATAAAATTAATGTGATTATAGCCAGCAGAGTTGATTTGCCTTTCCCGATCGCTAAGGCGTATATGGCTGATAAAGTATGCAAACTAAAAGCTCACGATCTGGCCTTTACTGAAGATGAGATCCAACAATATTCCAGCAAATTCAACCAAACACTGCTAGCTGATGATGTGGCCAATGTGTTTAATATTACCGGTGGTTGGCCGGCAATTATCAGTATGGGTAAAAGTTTGTCATATTGGGGCACAAATTCAACCAATGAAGAGAATTTGGCAGCTTACTTTCTTGAAGAAATAATCGTTGGTTTATCTGAGCAGGATAAGCAGTTGTTGTTTATGATTTCCATCAGTGACTTTCTCTGTGAACAATTAATCGAAACCATCACCGAATCTCCGCAATTTTCAACGAACGTTGTAAAAAAATTTCCGATCTTGCGCCTGCATAAAAAATACCTTACTGAAAGGTTTGAGTGGTTCGCTTTACAGCCATTACTTAAAGATTACTTATATCAGCAACTCACTATTCACAACCCCGATGATATTAAGGAATTACATCAACGGTGCGCCGATTGGTATTTAGCTCATAAAATTTATCTAGAGGCTGTCGATCATTACAACAAAGCTGAGCAATACCAAAAGGCCGTTGCAATTTTAGAAGAGCACGGCAATACAATCATTGCCAGTGGTAACTTCCCGCGTTTTAATGTATTAATCAGCCAGCTTCCTTACGATGTTTTATTATCCAATGACTACCTTTTAGTGCTGCAAGCTTGGAATTATTCGCTTACTTATCAGCATAATAAAGGGCGCCAAGCTATT
This genomic window contains:
- a CDS encoding acyl-CoA dehydrogenase family protein, yielding MFVLNEVPLPKLGLTGLEGFMSEEELAIQEVAHRFAEDVMRPIGEKLDKLTAEQAVAEDSPVWEFYKKLHQSGIFDLEAIGGMSNEEKARILPIILEEFAWGDAGLTLLAMVTHFAAITAVSTGNPELIERFGHLRGCWIGTQPDRGSDVLDIDKTEAIPGSKHGRGNLIARVDGDELVISGQTSAWVSGAPLAECGLMYTQCDYGDGIYREDGGLHYVGVLVPFDLPGFSRGLPLEKLGLRSLPQGELYFDEVRVPMSYVIAGKEEAYPSFFGSLTFGNMEMSVTYTGIARAAYEHALAYVHERKQGGGEIINHQSVRVRLFDMFRNVEACRAMAHRAFNYNYGPNGPHLLGSATAKTFVTKTSVDVTSEALQMFGGNGLTKEYPLEKLFRDARAGLITDGENNVLSLKGATMLSNIYKDKHGL